In a single window of the Candidatus Tisiphia endosymbiont of Nemotelus nigrinus genome:
- a CDS encoding aminoglycoside phosphotransferase family protein: protein MEKLLKWERRNKFFELKFEEIKNLCKKFLIREDKFIVTKAEHGLANTNYIIEFENGDKFILRINVRDIELGEKEFKLSYLLNNEPLVPKFLSFNPINEITNYSCSFVEYHEGNLLSDFLTEYSFLDSILVIYSKLGEFLGRLSSYKFQESGLLTANLSISKITTEHNEYNLFINYILDNITKPRVKVKLGEQLFHSLKNKIISYEKYFPKEDNNQLVHGDFKPSNILVKNMDGTLILSGILDWEFAYSGSVYGDIATLFRFKHLFDKQLKDSFVSGYSKMSKLLDSNWEKKAKLFDLVNLCNLLDSEGERPNMYSNIIELITDTLDFIDS from the coding sequence ATGGAGAAATTGTTAAAATGGGAACGCCGGAATAAATTTTTTGAACTTAAATTCGAAGAAATTAAAAATTTGTGTAAGAAATTTTTAATTAGAGAAGATAAATTTATTGTTACTAAAGCAGAACATGGTCTTGCGAATACAAATTATATCATTGAATTCGAGAATGGAGATAAATTTATATTACGCATTAATGTTCGGGATATAGAGTTAGGTGAAAAAGAATTTAAACTTTCATATTTGCTCAATAATGAACCTTTAGTTCCTAAATTTCTAAGTTTTAATCCTATAAATGAAATAACAAACTATTCTTGTAGTTTTGTAGAATATCATGAAGGTAATTTATTATCAGATTTTTTAACTGAATATTCGTTTTTAGATTCAATACTAGTAATATATAGCAAACTTGGTGAATTTCTAGGACGTTTGAGTTCCTATAAGTTCCAAGAAAGTGGTTTACTCACTGCAAATTTATCAATCAGCAAAATTACTACCGAACATAATGAATATAATTTATTTATAAATTATATTTTAGATAACATAACTAAACCCAGAGTAAAAGTTAAGTTAGGCGAACAACTTTTTCATAGTTTAAAAAATAAAATTATTTCATATGAAAAATATTTTCCTAAGGAAGACAATAATCAATTGGTGCATGGTGATTTTAAACCTTCTAATATTTTAGTAAAAAATATGGACGGAACATTAATTTTATCAGGAATATTAGATTGGGAGTTTGCTTATTCCGGTTCAGTATATGGTGATATTGCAACTTTATTTAGGTTTAAACATTTATTCGATAAGCAGTTAAAAGATAGTTTTGTTTCTGGATACTCAAAAATGTCAAAGTTGCTAGACTCAAACTGGGAAAAAAAAGCAAAATTATTTGATTTAGTAAATTTATGTAATTTGTTAGATTCTGAAGGTGAAAGACCTAATATGTATAGTAACATAATAGAGTTAATCACTGATACTTTAGATTTTATTGATTCTTAG
- a CDS encoding HU family DNA-binding protein — MNKGELVALMAEAGHSKTDAEKALTWVVDSVLKALSRGEDVNLVGFGSFHIQSRAAREGRNPKTGEKMHISAYKQPVFRAGKKMKEACNNS; from the coding sequence ATGAATAAAGGAGAATTAGTCGCATTAATGGCTGAAGCAGGTCATTCAAAAACTGATGCAGAAAAAGCCCTAACTTGGGTTGTAGATAGTGTACTTAAAGCTCTTAGTCGTGGTGAGGACGTTAACCTAGTGGGTTTTGGTTCTTTTCATATACAAAGTAGAGCTGCACGTGAAGGTCGCAATCCAAAAACTGGTGAAAAAATGCATATTTCTGCTTATAAACAACCAGTATTTAGAGCCGGTAAGAAAATGAAGGAAGCTTGTAATAATTCTTAA
- a CDS encoding DNA polymerase III subunit delta' (catalyzes the DNA-template-directed extension of the 3'-end of a DNA strand; the delta' subunit seems to interact with the gamma subunit to transfer the beta subunit on the DNA), translating to MIKEYLEDRFKQGRLYNSWLIDVDDTAKALENLLIFIESSLFVGKVPLKNHPDYRLVVRDNSGITNVKDISIDQIRDLQQFFYKTPSISKYRVAVIYQADLMNLNAANSCLKLLEDTPKDSFIFLITSRAAGIISTIRSRCAKINIKSQNRLVGSEIYVKFITYIANCSDPKVRLNIIEEFTSKNKELWGDFACSMLYLVNRITKKSLNINIEFNELEDKIFNQLPSNSPDCLVTKFANIKRIINNTIDYDLDLRTSTIELIEELT from the coding sequence ATGATCAAAGAATATCTTGAAGATAGATTTAAACAAGGCAGACTTTATAATAGTTGGCTGATTGACGTTGATGATACGGCAAAAGCTTTAGAGAATTTACTAATATTTATAGAAAGCAGTTTGTTTGTAGGTAAAGTTCCATTAAAAAATCATCCAGATTATCGGTTAGTAGTAAGGGATAATTCTGGTATCACTAATGTCAAAGACATATCTATTGATCAAATTAGAGATTTACAGCAATTTTTTTATAAAACACCTTCGATATCTAAATATAGGGTAGCTGTTATTTATCAAGCTGATCTAATGAATCTTAATGCAGCAAATTCCTGCCTTAAACTTTTAGAAGATACTCCAAAGGATAGTTTTATTTTCTTAATTACCTCAAGAGCTGCTGGCATAATCAGCACTATAAGATCTAGATGTGCAAAAATTAATATAAAATCACAAAATCGCTTAGTGGGAAGTGAAATATATGTTAAATTTATTACATATATTGCTAATTGTTCAGACCCTAAAGTGAGGCTAAATATTATTGAAGAATTTACCAGTAAAAATAAAGAATTATGGGGAGATTTTGCTTGTAGCATGCTATATCTAGTGAATAGAATCACTAAGAAATCACTCAATATCAATATTGAGTTCAATGAATTAGAGGATAAAATATTTAATCAATTACCTTCCAATTCACCTGATTGCTTGGTAACAAAATTTGCCAATATTAAGCGAATAATAAATAATACTATAGATTATGACTTAGACTTAAGAACTAGTACTATAGAATTAATAGAAGAATTGACTTAA
- a CDS encoding ferredoxin family 2Fe-2S iron-sulfur cluster binding protein: MPKVIFIIDKDGTEKIVDAPIGLSILEIAHQNDIDLEGACEGSLACATCHVIVDEEFYHKLKNPSEAEEDMLDLAFGLTHTSRLGCQIIVSENLDGIRVRLPSATRNINL; encoded by the coding sequence ATGCCTAAAGTAATTTTTATCATAGATAAAGATGGTACGGAAAAAATAGTGGATGCCCCTATAGGGCTGTCTATTTTGGAAATTGCCCATCAAAACGACATTGATCTTGAAGGTGCATGCGAAGGATCGCTAGCATGTGCCACTTGCCATGTTATTGTGGATGAGGAATTTTATCACAAATTAAAAAATCCTTCCGAGGCAGAAGAAGATATGCTTGACTTAGCATTTGGTCTTACTCATACTTCAAGACTTGGTTGTCAGATTATTGTTAGTGAAAACCTTGACGGTATAAGGGTTCGCTTACCATCTGCTACCCGTAATATTAATTTATAA
- the hscB gene encoding Fe-S protein assembly co-chaperone HscB — MNNYFELLGIEKKYDIDLPILDRQYFAMQLKYHPDRINSNSEKQKNLSLSIDINKAYATLKDDLARAEYLLSLNNIVLDDITIRHSISKEKLSVIWNELELVETTQQLTKLQSMLNNKIIEKQQLIKSLTTAFQNRNMQDAIDSTIRFKYLENLINNIQLKIKSCK, encoded by the coding sequence ATGAACAATTATTTTGAGTTATTAGGCATAGAGAAAAAATATGATATTGACTTGCCCATCTTGGATCGTCAATATTTTGCTATGCAGCTAAAATATCATCCAGATAGAATTAATTCTAACAGCGAAAAGCAAAAAAATTTATCGCTCTCTATTGATATCAATAAGGCTTACGCAACGCTTAAAGACGATTTGGCCCGAGCTGAGTATCTTCTCTCGTTAAACAATATAGTCTTGGATGACATAACAATTAGGCATAGTATCTCAAAGGAGAAACTAAGTGTTATATGGAATGAATTAGAGCTTGTTGAAACTACTCAACAATTAACTAAGTTACAATCCATGCTAAATAACAAAATTATTGAAAAACAACAACTTATTAAATCTCTAACTACTGCGTTCCAAAATCGCAATATGCAAGATGCTATTGATAGTACTATAAGATTTAAATATCTTGAAAACTTAATTAATAATATTCAGCTAAAAATCAAATCATGCAAATAA
- a CDS encoding alpha/beta hydrolase codes for MKYLSRIALFFILFLLSSCVSSIETRVEEAEKVASINKFEKKLVKAGDFVITTYQRVSDKDSPYVFYIEGDGSISIGHYAIADNPTPSKVMLFKLATLDTRPNIVYIARPCQYTPVELNPNCNQAYWTDKRMAEEVIESTNIVINNINNGKPASLVGFSGGGGVAILVAARNKHIKDIITVAGNLDIENFSKHHGIYALKKSLNPIDYAIKINNIPQLHISGSKDKIVPSKIMHGYVKASSSNCVQQKIFSDITHTKGWDKVWQEVLKINLTCEAFQLNKGLSLLFHPNKIYLEQPDR; via the coding sequence ATGAAATACCTTTCTAGAATCGCTCTATTTTTTATCCTTTTTCTGCTTTCTTCTTGTGTTTCATCTATAGAAACAAGGGTTGAGGAGGCAGAAAAGGTAGCCTCAATAAACAAGTTCGAGAAGAAACTTGTTAAGGCGGGGGATTTTGTCATTACAACTTACCAACGTGTTTCAGATAAAGATAGTCCTTATGTGTTTTATATTGAAGGTGATGGGAGTATTAGTATAGGACACTATGCCATTGCAGACAATCCAACTCCTTCTAAGGTTATGTTATTTAAGCTTGCTACCCTTGATACTAGACCTAATATAGTTTATATAGCTCGTCCATGCCAATATACACCAGTGGAGCTTAATCCCAACTGTAATCAAGCTTATTGGACAGACAAAAGAATGGCTGAAGAGGTGATAGAATCAACAAATATAGTAATAAACAATATAAATAATGGTAAACCAGCTAGTTTGGTTGGTTTTTCTGGTGGTGGTGGAGTTGCTATCTTGGTGGCAGCAAGAAATAAGCATATTAAGGATATAATAACTGTAGCGGGTAATCTTGATATTGAGAATTTCAGTAAACATCATGGAATATATGCATTAAAGAAGTCGTTAAATCCCATAGATTATGCCATAAAAATCAATAATATTCCGCAATTGCATATTTCGGGAAGCAAGGATAAAATAGTGCCGAGTAAAATTATGCATGGCTATGTAAAAGCTAGTTCTTCAAATTGTGTACAGCAAAAAATTTTCTCTGATATTACTCATACCAAAGGCTGGGATAAGGTGTGGCAGGAGGTGCTAAAAATTAATCTTACCTGTGAAGCATTTCAGTTAAATAAAGGTCTGTCCCTACTATTTCACCCAAATAAGATATACCTTGAACAACCAGACAGGTAA
- the ssb gene encoding single-stranded DNA-binding protein: protein MAGSLNKAILIGNLGRDPEIRHTADGKEIASFSVATSETWKDRATGEKKEKTEWHRVVIFNEGLVSVVKNYAKKGTKVYLEGNLQTRKWVDNLGHEKYTTEIVLQNFNSQFILLDSKGGGTQALDSVSPKNIVTNFDHSDLDDEIPF from the coding sequence GTGGCTGGTAGTTTAAATAAAGCAATATTAATAGGTAATTTAGGGCGTGATCCAGAAATCAGGCACACGGCTGATGGTAAAGAGATAGCAAGTTTCAGTGTTGCTACTTCTGAGACGTGGAAAGATCGGGCTACTGGGGAGAAGAAAGAAAAAACTGAATGGCATAGAGTAGTAATATTTAATGAGGGGTTGGTATCTGTTGTAAAAAATTATGCCAAAAAAGGAACTAAAGTTTACTTGGAAGGTAATTTGCAAACTAGAAAGTGGGTAGATAATCTTGGTCATGAAAAATATACGACAGAAATAGTGCTACAGAATTTTAACTCACAATTTATATTGTTGGATTCTAAAGGGGGTGGTACTCAAGCACTAGATTCTGTTTCACCAAAAAATATTGTTACTAATTTTGACCATAGTGATCTAGATGATGAAATACCTTTCTAG
- a CDS encoding Txe/YoeB family addiction module toxin produces MYVLFHTDAWNDYQYFQENDIKTSEKINKIIRDISRSSFSGIVKPEPLKHSLSGFWSRRINQEHRLVYTIKDNTIYILQCKYHY; encoded by the coding sequence ATGTACGTATTATTTCATACTGATGCTTGGAATGATTATCAGTATTTTCAAGAAAATGATATAAAAACTTCAGAGAAAATAAATAAGATAATTCGAGATATATCTCGTTCATCTTTTTCAGGAATTGTTAAACCAGAGCCTTTAAAACATAGCTTATCTGGTTTTTGGTCACGGAGAATAAATCAAGAACATAGATTAGTATATACAATTAAAGATAATACTATCTATATACTACAATGCAAATACCATTATTAA
- a CDS encoding type II toxin-antitoxin system Phd/YefM family antitoxin — protein MYLKYAHIMEAISYTKARSEFSSLMNKVCDDHSPIIITRQKQQSVVVISLDDYNSLEETVYLLKSPKNVERLNRAINDFKEGKNFKKMSL, from the coding sequence ATGTACTTAAAATATGCTCATATCATGGAAGCAATCTCTTATACTAAAGCTCGTAGTGAGTTTTCTAGCCTTATGAATAAAGTGTGTGATGATCATTCCCCCATAATAATCACTAGACAAAAACAACAGTCTGTAGTTGTTATTTCTCTTGATGATTACAATTCTTTGGAAGAAACAGTATACCTGTTAAAAAGCCCTAAAAATGTTGAAAGATTAAACCGGGCAATTAATGACTTTAAAGAAGGTAAGAATTTTAAAAAAATGTCATTATAA
- the hscA gene encoding Fe-S protein assembly chaperone HscA yields MQIIEISEAGASQHKKNDNDIAVGIDFGTTNSLIAWSNQQMVQIITDTQNLELIPSVIAFQDKNFIVGDNDVANNLRSIKRLFGKKLSDIQNNPTLFALVQDYIDLNSETLRLRFAEKMMTVPEVAAQIFLYLKQQATEKLNSEVKKAVITVPAHFNDAARGEVMLAAKIAGFEVLRLIAEPTAAAYAYGLNKNIPDIFQELARRASGEQAECSQTYMSMRSPEARQRQHLKDKGYRGCYLVYDLGGGTFDVSILNMQTGVLQVIATGGDNILGGDDIDHLVMKYFCDKYKLVESNELIKLAKKTKETLSVQNKCSIIYEEKISELNMEDFESLISPLVERTIAITKDTLEQANNPDISGIILVGGSTRIPLISKSLRQTFNTTIFSDINPDKAVVWGAALQAENLTSANINSLLIDVVPLSLGIELNGGITEKIILRNSPIPISVTKEFTNYVDNQTSMKLYVVQGEREMVEDCRSLAKFELKLPLMKAGGVRIEVTFSIDADGILSVSALEKNSNISHNIEIKPSYGLNESEITEILENAYQNAASDHNKKLLQETIIDTKSLIYNIKNAIREMPNLLANNEMEKIDMAIKTLEEAIDSNDRDYIIECSKNFENITEHFLAERLNKATLSLLKGKHIDKI; encoded by the coding sequence ATGCAAATAATAGAAATTAGTGAGGCTGGTGCTTCCCAGCATAAAAAAAATGATAATGATATAGCAGTTGGCATAGATTTTGGTACAACAAACTCATTAATTGCTTGGTCAAATCAACAAATGGTACAAATTATTACAGATACTCAAAACCTAGAACTTATCCCCTCAGTTATAGCTTTTCAGGATAAAAACTTTATTGTCGGTGATAATGATGTAGCCAATAATTTGCGTTCTATTAAAAGGCTTTTCGGTAAAAAACTATCTGATATACAAAATAACCCGACACTTTTTGCTTTAGTGCAAGATTATATTGACTTAAATAGCGAAACCTTACGGTTACGATTTGCTGAAAAAATGATGACCGTTCCAGAAGTTGCCGCACAAATATTCCTATATTTAAAGCAACAAGCTACTGAAAAATTAAATTCAGAAGTTAAAAAAGCAGTAATAACTGTGCCAGCACATTTTAACGATGCCGCTAGAGGAGAAGTAATGCTGGCAGCAAAAATTGCTGGCTTTGAGGTGCTAAGGTTAATTGCCGAGCCAACAGCAGCAGCTTATGCATATGGTCTAAATAAAAATATACCCGATATATTTCAAGAGTTGGCTAGGAGAGCAAGTGGCGAGCAAGCGGAGTGTAGTCAAACCTACATGAGCATGCGTAGTCCCGAAGCTCGACAACGCCAACACTTGAAAGATAAAGGGTATAGAGGGTGTTATTTAGTGTATGACTTAGGTGGTGGGACTTTTGATGTATCAATTCTTAATATGCAAACCGGTGTGCTTCAGGTTATTGCTACTGGCGGAGATAATATTTTAGGTGGAGATGATATTGATCACTTAGTGATGAAGTATTTTTGTGATAAGTATAAGTTAGTAGAATCCAATGAATTAATAAAATTAGCAAAAAAAACTAAAGAAACACTTAGTGTACAAAATAAATGTAGTATTATATATGAAGAGAAGATATCAGAACTGAATATGGAGGATTTTGAAAGCTTAATATCACCATTGGTAGAACGTACCATAGCTATTACTAAAGATACTCTAGAACAGGCAAATAACCCTGATATTTCAGGTATTATCTTGGTTGGTGGCTCAACTCGCATACCGTTAATTAGTAAAAGCTTAAGGCAAACGTTTAATACTACTATCTTTTCAGATATTAATCCGGATAAGGCAGTAGTATGGGGGGCAGCTCTGCAAGCAGAGAACCTAACTTCGGCAAATATTAATTCCTTATTAATTGATGTAGTGCCTTTGTCACTTGGTATCGAACTAAATGGTGGAATTACTGAAAAAATTATTCTGCGTAATAGTCCTATACCGATATCGGTTACTAAGGAGTTTACCAATTATGTAGATAACCAAACTTCTATGAAGTTGTATGTGGTACAAGGAGAAAGGGAAATGGTAGAAGATTGTCGGTCGCTTGCAAAATTTGAACTAAAATTGCCACTAATGAAAGCAGGTGGAGTGAGAATAGAAGTAACATTTTCTATTGATGCAGATGGTATTTTGTCAGTATCAGCTCTAGAAAAAAATAGTAATATATCACATAATATTGAAATAAAACCAAGTTATGGTTTAAATGAAAGTGAAATTACCGAGATTCTAGAAAATGCTTATCAAAATGCGGCTAGTGATCATAATAAGAAATTGTTGCAGGAAACAATTATTGATACAAAATCTTTGATTTATAATATAAAAAATGCTATTAGGGAGATGCCAAATCTTCTTGCAAATAATGAAATGGAAAAAATTGATATGGCAATTAAAACTTTAGAAGAAGCAATAGACTCAAATGATCGTGATTACATTATAGAATGTAGCAAGAATTTTGAGAATATAACAGAGCATTTTCTTGCTGAAAGATTAAATAAGGCCACTCTGAGCTTACTTAAAGGTAAGCATATTGATAAAATATAG
- the uvrA gene encoding excinuclease ABC subunit UvrA: protein MMQEYIKVRGAKEHNLKNVNVDIPRNKFVVITGLSGSGKSSLAFDTIYAEGQRRYVESLSSYARQFLHLQDKPDVESVSGLSPAIAIDQKTTSKNPRSTVGTITEIYDYLRLLYARVGVPYSPATGLPIKNQTISEMIDAIHDLPKGSKLYILAPIIRGQKGEFRREILDLRKQGFGRLVINNEIYEIDNLPKFDKNKKHNIEVVVDRISLEGDLGNRLADSLEAALKLADGIVYVEIVDLPNGVETDITKGSKIIFSEKYSCPVSGFQITEIEPRIFSFNSPFGACPKCEGLGKELFLDKELIIPDGRISIKDGAIAPWGKISSKFFLETLKALATHYNFSLDTPFVELPKDIQQVLLHGSGEEIINFQYHDGSKSQTILQPFAGIIPSLQEKERKADSSLVKEELLKYKAEHKCTSCTGYRLKTESLCVKIADMHIGQVSAMSILQLQQWFNQLNKQLNKRQMAIAERILKEIKERLQFLMNVGLEYLALSRESGTLSGGESQRIRLASQIGSGLSGVLYVLDEPSIGLHQRDNARLIETLKNLRDLGNTVLVVEHDEETMYEADHIIDVGPGAGIHGGHIVAQGTIEEIKQCADSITGSYLSGKQFIKVPTNTRVSSSGKVIALTGAVSNNLRDVNIIIPLSSFAAITGVSGSGKSSLIIHTLYKAALKFLEPSSKIFPGEYKSITGLEYIDKVIDINQSPIGRTPRSNPATYTGAFTHIRDWFAELPAAKTRGYKVGRFSFNVKGGRCESCQGDGLIKIEMHFLPDIYVKCDVCNGDRYNRETLEIKYKDKSISDVLRMTVDDAMSFFEKVPLIYEKLVTLNEVGLGYIKIGQSATTLSGGEAQRVKLAKELSKRSTGKTLYILDEPTTGLHIDDINKLLKVLHKLVDMGNTVVVIEHNLDVIKTADYVIDVGPEGGDKGGSIVAIGTPKDIARCSESHTGRYLKNYL, encoded by the coding sequence ATTATGCAAGAATATATTAAAGTTCGTGGTGCTAAGGAGCATAATTTAAAAAATGTAAATGTTGATATTCCCAGAAATAAGTTTGTTGTCATTACAGGGCTTAGTGGTTCTGGTAAATCTTCACTAGCTTTTGATACTATTTATGCTGAAGGACAACGCAGATATGTTGAAAGTCTATCTTCCTATGCTAGGCAGTTCTTGCATCTTCAGGATAAGCCTGATGTTGAGTCAGTCTCCGGGTTGTCGCCGGCAATAGCTATTGATCAAAAAACTACATCTAAAAATCCACGTTCTACAGTGGGTACTATAACTGAGATTTATGATTATTTGAGATTACTATATGCAAGGGTAGGAGTGCCATATTCTCCAGCAACAGGTCTACCTATAAAGAATCAGACTATATCGGAGATGATAGATGCTATTCATGATCTTCCTAAGGGAAGTAAATTATACATTTTAGCCCCTATTATAAGAGGGCAGAAAGGTGAGTTCAGACGTGAAATCCTTGATCTTAGAAAACAGGGTTTTGGCAGATTGGTAATTAACAATGAAATTTATGAGATTGATAATCTGCCAAAATTTGATAAAAATAAAAAACATAATATTGAAGTGGTTGTTGATAGGATTTCTCTAGAAGGGGATTTAGGCAATAGGTTAGCAGATAGTTTAGAAGCGGCTCTTAAACTAGCAGATGGCATAGTATATGTTGAAATTGTTGACTTGCCAAACGGAGTAGAGACTGACATTACTAAAGGTTCGAAAATCATTTTCTCAGAAAAATATTCTTGTCCAGTTTCTGGTTTTCAGATTACGGAGATAGAACCAAGGATATTTTCCTTTAATAGTCCATTTGGTGCTTGTCCTAAATGTGAGGGGCTTGGCAAAGAATTATTTCTTGATAAAGAATTAATTATTCCAGATGGCAGAATTAGTATTAAAGATGGGGCTATAGCTCCTTGGGGTAAAATATCCTCCAAGTTCTTTTTAGAAACATTAAAAGCCTTAGCAACTCATTATAACTTTTCATTAGACACTCCTTTTGTAGAACTACCAAAGGATATCCAGCAAGTATTGCTCCATGGTTCGGGTGAGGAAATTATAAATTTCCAATATCATGATGGTTCTAAATCTCAAACTATCCTGCAGCCTTTTGCCGGAATAATACCTAGCTTACAAGAAAAGGAGCGTAAGGCTGATTCTTCTTTAGTAAAGGAAGAATTATTAAAATACAAAGCAGAACATAAATGTACATCTTGTACAGGTTATAGACTAAAAACGGAGTCTCTTTGCGTTAAAATTGCTGACATGCATATTGGGCAAGTATCTGCTATGAGTATTTTGCAACTACAACAATGGTTTAATCAATTAAATAAACAGCTCAATAAAAGACAAATGGCTATTGCCGAACGTATATTAAAGGAAATTAAAGAAAGATTACAATTTCTTATGAATGTTGGTCTTGAATATCTTGCTTTATCTAGAGAGTCAGGCACTTTATCTGGTGGAGAAAGCCAACGTATTCGCTTGGCATCACAAATTGGTTCGGGACTCAGTGGGGTGTTATATGTACTTGATGAGCCGTCAATTGGTTTACATCAGCGTGATAATGCACGATTAATAGAAACTCTTAAAAATCTTCGAGACCTTGGTAATACAGTGCTGGTTGTTGAGCATGATGAAGAAACAATGTATGAAGCGGATCACATTATTGATGTCGGGCCAGGTGCCGGTATTCATGGTGGACATATAGTAGCCCAAGGAACGATTGAAGAGATTAAACAATGTGCAGATAGTATAACTGGTAGTTATTTAAGTGGTAAACAATTTATTAAAGTACCAACCAATACCCGAGTATCATCTTCCGGTAAGGTAATAGCCTTAACTGGAGCTGTGTCTAATAATTTACGAGATGTTAATATTATAATCCCTCTGAGTAGTTTTGCAGCAATAACCGGAGTGTCCGGTAGCGGAAAATCAAGTTTAATAATTCACACTTTATATAAAGCAGCTTTAAAGTTTTTAGAACCATCCTCAAAAATCTTCCCAGGAGAGTACAAATCAATTACCGGTCTTGAATATATTGATAAGGTTATTGATATCAACCAATCACCAATAGGTCGCACACCAAGGTCAAACCCAGCAACTTATACAGGGGCATTTACCCATATTAGAGATTGGTTTGCTGAGCTACCAGCTGCAAAAACACGAGGTTATAAAGTTGGTAGGTTTTCATTCAATGTTAAAGGTGGAAGGTGTGAATCATGTCAAGGCGATGGTCTGATTAAAATAGAAATGCATTTTTTACCTGATATCTATGTAAAATGTGATGTTTGTAATGGAGACAGATATAACAGAGAGACTCTTGAAATTAAATATAAGGATAAATCTATATCTGACGTTCTTAGAATGACAGTTGATGATGCAATGAGTTTCTTTGAGAAAGTACCACTAATTTATGAAAAACTTGTTACTTTAAATGAAGTAGGACTTGGTTATATAAAGATTGGACAATCTGCTACTACTTTGTCTGGGGGTGAAGCCCAAAGGGTCAAATTAGCTAAAGAATTATCAAAACGCTCAACTGGTAAAACTTTATACATACTTGATGAACCAACAACAGGTTTACACATAGATGATATTAATAAATTGCTTAAAGTATTGCATAAATTAGTTGATATGGGTAATACTGTGGTAGTTATTGAGCATAATCTAGATGTTATCAAAACAGCAGATTACGTTATAGATGTTGGGCCTGAGGGAGGAGATAAAGGTGGTAGTATAGTAGCTATTGGAACTCCAAAGGATATTGCTCGTTGTAGTGAAAGCCACACTGGAAGATATTTAAAAAATTATCTATAA